The sequence TGTCAGTTTCTTGAGCCAGAACAATGCTCCATTCACTGTAAACATCTACCCTTTCATCAGCCTTTACGCCGATCCCAACTTCCCAATGGACTATGCCTTCTTCAATGGCTTCTCAAGTGCTATAAACGACAATGGAAAGATCTATGACAATGTCTTTGATGCTAACCATGATACTCTAGTATGGGCATTGCAGAAGAATGGCTTCGGAAACCTGCCCATTATTGTCGGAGAGATCGGGTGGCCTACAGATGGGGACCGGAATGCAAACCTTCAATATGCCCAACGCTTCAACCAAGGCTTCACGTCTAGATACCTTGGCGGAAAAGGTACTCCAATGAGGCCAGGTCCGATCGACGCCTACCTATTTAGCCTCATAGATGAAGATAGCAAAAGCATTCAGCCAGGTAACTTCGAACGCCACTGGGGATTGTTTTACTACGACGGAAAGCCAAAGTACCAACTCAGCCTTGGACCGACAAGTCCGAACGGCTTGGTAGCTGCTAGTGGCGTCGCATATCTTCCTAAAAAGTGGTGTATTATGAAGCCGTCGGCGAACCTCAACAGCGACCAAGTTGCGCCGAGTGTATCTTATGCGTGCCAAAATGCTGATTGCACTAGTCTTGGATATGGAACTTCATGTGGAAATTTGGATGTTCAAGGTAACATATCTTATGCATTTAATAGCTATTTTCAGGTGAATGATCAAATGGACAGTGCATGCAAATTCCCTGGACTTTCTGTTGTCACCGAGAGAGATCCTTCAGTGGGTGATTGCAAATTCAAAATCATGATCCAGACAGATTCTGCTGTCAGAATTGGTTCTGTTAGAATATTGCTATTTGTATTCTTGTTTTTAGGTATTGTTCTGTAatattatttttgcttttttgaatttgttattatTGGAGAAAAGTGAAACCGTGTATTTTGAGTTTCTTATTTTTTCAATGTGCTGGATTGGAGCCAATGGAAGTGAAAGCATGTTGAAAATTATGCGGAAACCAAGCATAGAGACGTTTTTTTTTTGTCCGTCTCAATTGTCTTTGTTTCTCGGTTTTCGTCTGAGACACATTCCGGACACTACCTCGGTGACAACGTTTCTTTAAAATCTGAATTCTTGTCTCTCAAAaaagatatatttgttgagtaaaTAAAGCagcttctcaattttttttttggtaattccttctataaagatatttttatgtaAAGATGATATTTGTGAAATGTTAAATGGTTTGAAATAGTTAATTGAATAACTTAATGGTTTATAtaacaaaaatgttatttgtacactaaaattagttattaatgtatttgtgtataaatacatgtgtagtttaatttattttcaatgtgtatttatatttgccaatgagtaatagttcaaatgTCATAGACTTCttatattcaattaagaggttgcgggttcaagTCTCCTCCTATCTTCTAAATTtttagccaatgagtaatagctcaaatggcatagtctccccatactcaattgagAGGAAAGAGGttgagtctcatatctttggtaaaaaaaaatgtgtatttatattcatatataaatggttttataaaaataattattttttNNNNNNNNNNNNNNNNNNNNNNNNNNNNNNNNNNNNNNNNNNNNNNNNNNNNNNNNNNNNNNNNNNNNNNNNNNNNNNNNNNNNNNNNNNNNNNNNNNNNNNNNNNNNNNNNNNNNNNNNNNNNNNNNNNNNNNNNNNNNNNNNNNNNNNNNNNNNNNNNNNNNNNNNNNNNNNNNNNNNNNNNNNNNNNNNNNNNNNNNNNNNNNNNNNNNNNNNNNNNNNNNNNNNNNNNNNNNNNNNNNNNNNNNNNNNNNNNNNNNNNNNNNNNNNNNNNNNNNNNNNNNNNNNNNNNNNNNNNNNNNNNNNNNNNNNNNNNNNNNNNNNNNNNNNNNNNNNNNNNNNNNNNNNNNNNNNNNNNNNNNNNNNNNNNNNNNNNNNNNNNNNNNNNTAAAGGAaattttttctaatataaattatgaaaaatatttattatcCTAAAATTCATTTCTGAACTTTATTTACCGAAATACACGTTTTTTTTGGTATTTGGGCAAATTCGCCGTACTTTTTCTTGgctaaataattaattttgtgaCTAAATTTTTTATACACATTTATATAGTgataaaatataaatttgaatTCGTTTTTGATATTTCTAAAAGATGTCAAGAAAACAACGTGAAACAACTGGGTAGTCGATtgggaaaaaaaataagaaaaacagtGAAAATACTAATAGAATTGAGTGAAATTAATCTAGCCCATCAGGAGTGGTTTAATGGTAAACTTACTCTAAAAAGATGGGAAGATAATAacacaaattattattatttggaatgtaacaaagaaaaattatttatgcCACATAAAGGAAGCTTTGCAACTCTGGACCTTATCACTATCGCTGTCGCACATGAGGTTCAAACCAAGATAATGAAAATCCACTTCTAATACTCtataatataaacatatatagagtgcggaTTGATCGAGTATGATTGAGACTCAATCCGCACTCTACCCGACTCGCACGAAAATTCTACTCGCACCCTATCTTACCCGCTGCGGATCGAGTGGGGTCGGGTTAAATATCCGTGAGTATGGTCCACCCCTACTTGCAAGCGATAGCGATCTCTTAGATTTATgagattatttaatttaatttttcatatTCTAATTTTATTATAGTGGTCTCTTGCTCTTTTAGATTGAATTCCGGATACTATAGTAGTTTTTGGATTACTTTTGGGGAATGAATCAATAATTGCAACGATGATGTTGCATTCTGTTGCCATACTGAATGTTACAACAGTTAGCTGAAATGACCAGATTGAAATTTCGACCCAATTTGGTCCCTCTCCCTGTATATAATCCTAATTCATTCCCTCCATTCCTTATTCTTGAAGCTCTGTCTTCATTTACAATTATTGAACAGAAAGGCATTTAAAAACAactcattttttaattatataaaatattaataaataaaaaaaatNNNNNNNNNNNNNNNNNNNNNNNNNNNNNNNNNNNNNNNNNNNNNNNNNNNNNNNNNNNNNNNNNaaataataaataattacagGTTAACGTTTTAGACATAGAAATAGAATAATTGATATTGAAAatgttatatatttttatgaaaCTTTTAATACTTCAATGGAGTTTATCTTCAATAATAAGATGATAGATGcgatttcaaaaaagaaaaagaaaaggtacCAGTGACAAGGAAACAACAAATGTGGTTCTGACTGGTCCGTAATATTTTGTATTCGATTTGGTTGCATAGCATTGTCATCACTTACATTGATGATTTGGACTTCCCAAAAGCTAAACGAAAAGATGCTAAGATAGATATTAATTATGATTACAAGCTGACCCCACACGTGATCATCGACCGTGCGGTGAAATCATTCATTGATTCATTCACTGTATAAAATCCATAATAATAcattttcagaaaaaaaattgtattatatGCATACCATTTTTAGTCACTATTTTTAACCATCATACTTATATGCGTAtacaatataaaatttaaaaataaaaaattaaaatctcactttatacaaaatttaaaaattaaaaaccttATTCTCACTCTTATATGCAGTGAAACAAACGTTTTTTTCTCCTTCCTTCACTCTCACTCTCTAACGCAACTCCTTTTTCATTCTCATCTCAACaatgattctccttccttctctcAACaatgattctccttccttctctcTCCGACAACACGATTCTCCTTGTTTCAGCGCGTGTAAAGAGTGAGAGTAAGGTTGAGAAtgagattttaatttttaatttttgaattttttattgtatacatatataaatacagTGGCAATGGCTTAAAGTGGTGTCCATATAGCACAACTCTTTATAATACTATCAAAATTCTTattcataaaatttttttataaaaaattaaaaagatacaaAGACATATTGTATTAGAACATTGTTATGAGAAAGTCTAGAGGgtcagcagattttgtggtttttagccatcaattagtcatcaatgatatttttaatggtgtgagattgcatctaatggtgtagaatcattcaatttccttttgatggttaagtgatggccagaatttaacaaaagtgCTGGTCCCTAGCACTCCTCTCATTGTTATTTAAACATATCATAAGCCATCTAATTAAAGGTGTTTCATCTTATAAAATTCTATAAAAAGACaaaatggttttttttttctatctttttcccTTATCTTCCATATATACTGCCACTATTATATTCCCGAACCCTAAACTCTATATTTCCTAGAAAATTATGTTCAAATAATACTTTTAATTTCTCCTCTTAAGATTTGCATAACTATACCCAGACTCCTTTCTAGTTGACCAACTACAATGACTACTTCTAATTTACCCTTTTTATAAAAATGTCTATAGCTGAATGCTAATTTCATCAAAACCAAAATTATGAAAAAGAACTTCACTAATGAAGGAAAGGAAATTAACAAGGACAACACAGGTCTCTGCTCCAATTTCAGGGTtacaattgaattttgaaaataacaaagatatAAAGTAAGAGTGTTTAATATGTATGGGGTTGTCTGAGATGTGTGTATGTAAATCTGGGAAATAATGGAGTGTGATTATAAAGTAAGTACTGAGACAAAATTCATGGGGATATGGATCAAAATCAGGTACAAGCTACACTTGAATCTATGGAATCACGGTCATACCATCTTTCCCTTCAGATTTCTCTTGCCCATTTTAGCTTGGGCCAATTTTTCAGGATCATAACAATGTCCCATTTTCATAATTTCATTACAGTTGTGTCACAACTCACAACAATATCATGTGATTAATCAAACATTAATCTCATCACCTTTGTTGTTTACAAGTGGTCGATACAGTGTTGCCCTCTGCTATCATCTTGTAATAACCATCATGTTTTGCAATACTTTTGCAACATCTGTTTCCAGCTCAAGTAAGTCTCACCAATGAGAAATCTGTATTTGGAACCAAAGCAAGGCCAAGAGCAATAAAGTTTATATCTCAAGGTTCTGTACTCTTATTTAATTCATTGTAGTATCAATGTTCAAGAAACAATGAGAAATGTGTTGAAGTCATTAACAATGTACTGTATCAGTGACATTACTTCATTCTGGCATTCATTTTGAGCTTCCGAATGTAGTCTCTGGATCTTATATCGGCCTGCAGTAAAAATACAGATGAAAGAAGTGGATGCATTTTTTAATGTCATTAGTTACCAAAGAATTGAAACAAAGCGAGTAACTGGAGCGGTTCTGAAAAATAAAACCTTACTAAATGATAGAAAACCTTTCCAAACCAATCTAATATAAACATTTATTAACCAAAAACGTTGGAAAATAATGCATCAGCCTAGCTAACAACATTTGATGCTTTGACTTTCTGTTGTAAGGACATTAAGAATGAGATGCAGCAACATCTCATGGATCATCTAGAGAATACTTCGCAATACAAGATTTTGAGTTGAACCCAAGGTAGTAGTCAAAGGCTAAAGGTGCCCTTAAGGTGCGAAAGGCTCAAAACGTCTTGATAATTAGACACAAATCCTTCAATAAAGCATAATATTAAGTTAATACCCAAAAGCAATTTATGGAATGCccaaaattcaccaaaaatagaaaaaaaaaaaccctaaagtTGATCAAGGAAAAGAAAGATTAAATTTACCCATTGTTTGGTTCCcaaaaaaaaaatggaaggaaggaAGAAAAAACAGCAGAAAGAGGATGGGGAGAAAAGTAGATTTTCTTTGGTTGGTTGTCAAAGAAAATGGAGAAAAGGAAAAAATTGTTCATGAGACATTGAGACTTGGATATGCAGTTTTTCCAAACAAGATTATAACTATACCCTTAAATAAATGACTTGGATAAGCTTACCATTAATAGAAAGTTTTAAATGCTTTCACTTAATAAATGCAAAACAAATGCAttgaaaacttaaattttttatattttcaataaaaactttttcattttgtaatGTTCACGTGTACTCTTAAGGCATAAAatagataaaccctaaaaataattataaaaaattgtgGTGTTTATTCATCTATTATACATGGAAATTAGATAGCTTTTGTTGGTGCacaaatttttattcttaaaataccATAACCTCTTGATTAGAATGTAAATGTTTACCATCTTAACTAATCttacaattattatttttacacaattaataaataaaataataatagaatcAAGATATTTACCCTCTTAACTAGTTTCACATGGTTGAGTTTTACCCTCAGTTAATAATAATAGAATGAATTAAAACACTAGTCACTAAAATAAGGATATAAATATGATTTCATTTTCTTGATCCAAAAAGGTGCAATAATTTGACAACCAAATTTAATAATTAGATTTCAAACTCACTATTCTTTCATTGTATTTTTCTCTCAAACAAGTTTCAGTTATTATATCAACTACTTGTGCTTTTGATAACAGTAACACTGGTTGAACCAGCAAGAATTTGTATTCTTAtttctagtattttttatttacaagattttatagagaaaaaaatcataaaataagaTTTGATTGTTTCTACATTTTTTCTTATTACAATTGTTCAAAACAAAACCAAAGAGTTGTGGTAAACCAAAAGGTTTTTTAGTGGGTCACAGATAAAAAAGCAGTGATTGGTTTTCAAAACTTTTCCTTTCTTTCCCTTTTAAGTCCTTAACAACTCTTCTCAATGAACCAAGACTGCTAAAGTGTACTAACATGAAATAAAGGACTAGAAATAAAAGCCATAAATATTCAATTTATAGATTAATTCATGTAAATAGTTACTTGTATCTAGTAATGGACATACGATTTATATGAATACATGTGAAACTAATGAGATATCAAAAGCTTTCAAATGACAAATAATTTCACCTGTCTAATTGGCTCGGGAACACGATACTTGCAAGTCATCTGAACTAGTCTAAGAGCAGTTTGAAGTGAAATCCGATGACCAATTGATATAAATATTGGCTTTATAGATCCTTGTGTAGATCTCATGGCCTAAACATATTGTTTTGGAAAAAAAACTGATTCAATAAATATTTATAACTGTATAAATACTTGAAACTGGATTTTAGCAGCATGTGTAAGTCTAAGCTGGATAGCAATTCATAACATGCCAGCAATATGGCACGGACTTTTCCAATGGCTTGTGCTCACCAGAGCAGTTAGTGTAACAAATAACAAAATGCCGTTAATTCAAAGAGTAAACTAGCTATCTAGTCCCACAATGATATAGGTGACATTAGTttgatttttaaaagatttgTGACATCAGTTTAGTCCCTGAAAGATGTACGCTCACATTAGTTTGGTCCATTACATCAATTTAGTACTTGAAAAAAAATACATGTAACATCACTTTGGTCCTTCAACAATAGATGTTGACCTTAAATAAATTAATGAATTTACCTGAACAAAGGACCAAATAGATGCCACATGAATATTTTAATAACTAAACTTCTGTTAGACAATTAAAGACTAAAACTGATGCTAACATGTATCATTCAGGAGTTAAAACCAAGTCACATGTATCATTGAGTTACCAAATAGCTAGTTTGGTCTTAGATGAATGACTTACCGCTCCCCATATATGCCCTGAGCAACCTACCAAATTAATGAAATCTTTACAAGAATTTTCTCCAGCTTCAAGAAGCTCTCTAACCCTAGATTGATTAAGACCATCCACATGATGCAACTGGAACATACACAGGTAAAGAATAAGTGTTCGAGTATTTAAACGGCAATTCTTCTTCTTGACTGTAAGAACAAAAGAGAGTGCAAAATCTCTTAAATGATCGATAACCGAATTTCTATCAATAGAAGCTCCTCAGTTTTGTGATAGGTACAAGATAAAAAAAATGACTAACCATGACAATAAGAATGAATTAGATCGAATATTATCAATACTAACATTCTTTCCAATTCCAACTGTTGGGAGATTGGCCTCAACTCCTAGATGACAGGCCAGGCCAAAGCCTGCATAAGTTAATTTAGGGAATTTCCATTTATACATGGTAAGATAATAACAAGCTAAAATTTctatattttatatcaattatAACATGAAAAAGTTGAAAACATAATTTACATTAGGGGAAAAACTTAGACATTGAAAATGGAGTGATAAAAATTCATTGGTTGAATCACTATTCAATGTCATGGTCTATTAAAgcataaaaatatttgaaaaacaaTGACCCAGTATTACAAATTGATGGTTTACTAAGCATACAAAATGTTTGAAAAACAATGTCCCATTACTAGAAGAGAACAGTCTAATGACAATGAATAGTTCCTCACTTTAAAGCAGCTACTCTGCAAATACAGTATTATATTTCAAATTCACTACTGctaaataaattcaaatttatAATTCTTTTGAGAATTCAAAAGAATATTTTTTAGCTTAAACAAACAGCAGTATAAGAACAATACATAACATTGGCATATCTCTTACAAAAGCACTTGCCTCGGGGATGTAGTATTCCGTTTCCATCAACCATTAACAACTGTCAATAAACACCAAAATCAACTTCCATTCAGATGACAAAAACATTGTACAAAatcatcaaaaagaaaaaagactGCTACAAAATTCCAAAGTAAATAATCTTCATTTTAAAATTCAGTATATTCGAAACACACTCTTGCAACGCTAAATGGAGTGTAGGATCCACATGAGCCACACACCATCCAATCGATATACAAGGTAGACTAAGCAAATTAGAACTATTTTTCAACATAAGATACGACAGTCACCTGTGGGTAGAAAGAACTACCACTCTTTTTCATTTTCTCCAGAATCTCTAAAAGAATTGGGGCCTAAAATATTATAAGATTAATCAAAACAAGagctgaaataaataatttagacACTTAATGTAAGGAAAATTATAAATCAAAATTGAGAAAAGACTATCCTAGCTAATTGGTCCTTAAAGATATGCATGACATCATTTTAGTTTTTAACACATTTGTGACAAAGTTTAGTTCCTTAAAGATTTGTGAATCAATTCATCTGTTAGGCTGTGCTTAGACACTGCAAGAGAAACAAAGAGACAGTAGAACCAGAAACACACTTAGTTGTAGAGAGAGCGAGACTGAGACAaaatttttcttatattttctaaAAGTGAATATCTAAATCAACCAATCTATCTATATATTGGTGACTACTGCAAGACCGACCCGTTGAGCAGGACGAAAGTCAGCCTTAGTGATCCGTAGGGATGAAAGTCATCCTTAGTGATCCGACCACGGTGTTGAGTGGAAGGGTCGTTGCTCAATGGATAAAAGTTACTCTAGGAAAGGTTTGCTACCCTGATGTCGGCTCTTCGCCACCTGGGACTGAAGTATGTTTCAAGGGTTGGGTTGTTTGCCCTACTCACATGAAGATTTCCTATATCTAAATATGATATTTGAGAATAGttaaaaattttgatatatttgactaaattatttaaCTTACCAGAACCTGTCAACATATTAGCTATCATCTCCACATGAAAATTTTTATGTGAGTAGTCACAATGTATATTTCTGTCTTCAAGAATAGAATCCAAATGGTAAAAGAAAGGGACAAATGTCAAATATATCTCAGACTAAACTGAAGTCACCTATAGTTATAAAGAAACTGAATTGACGTCACAAATTTTTCAAGTAATGGTACATGTATCTTTGAGTTTAATCATAAAAAAAGGAACATTTACCTCTCTGAATGCAAGGAAGCCAGGAACATAGGGAACTCGAATATTGACCAAAGAGAagtcttcataaacaacttgcagAGTTCTTAAGTCCAAAACCACAAGTGTGCCACACGCCATTGATGGGTCATCTTTTGAGAAGCTTATATCAACTCCGCCAATGTATCTCAATAATCCTTCCTCCGAATCCGAACGGTCTTCGGGTATTTTCCATGTGAAGCTATCCTCTCTGATCAGCTTCTCCCTCAGCAAATCTTGTGCTctgaaaggaaaaagaaattatCCTTTTAATCAAAAAGTAAAATTGAATAACGATAATAAGGTTAGTGCAATAGAATCTTTTACGCACGCTATCCAGTTTTGATGATCTGGCAACGGAGTTGAAGAGGGTTCTTCGGTTTCTGATGGTTTTTCCATTGGTTCTGTATCGGAGGATAGTTTCAGAGTAATTAAATTCATCTCCTTTCTATTTGCAAAATTGTAAAGTACCCCTTAACTCTTAATAATTACACAAATATCCACCCTTACGTCTTAACATTGAATTTTTAGTCAACACTACTGAAGTGCTTTAAAAAAGAATAAGAACATGGTTACAGTTTGTGACATATGGATGACTTATATCCTGTTGCACGAAATGGTGAAACTGAAAACGCAAGGATTGATTCAGTTAAGAGCGTGAAATAATCTGCGCGCACTGGAAGAACGAACAAAAATTACACTAATCAGTAATCACCGGGAAGCTCAAAAAGCACAAGTAAAGTTACCAGTTAGTACAATCCAGTAGCAGAACAACTAAAATACGTTAAAGAGGAACGGGAATGacccaacttgtttctgaggctTTTCATCAAACAGTTTGCCGTGCATCATTCCAAATGCTTTAATTAAATAACAAAATTCATCACAACAaccaaaaaaatcacaaaaacaaAGGCAAATGCTAGCTTAATCCGATATTCGTAATGAAATCAATCAGCGATTAAACTAACACGACATGAAAATTACGTTGTAATAATGGAATTTTATTGTATGTCTCTCAAAATCCGTCACTCTGAATTGAAtcaaaaactggaaaaaatgaaACAGTGgagatataaataaataaataaaactaaagcaTTTTTGTCACGTTCTGAAGCATATAAAATATACAATAAagtaaacaatatatatatatataaaatattaatNNNNNNNNNNNNNNNNNNNNNNNNNNNNNNNNNNNNNNNNNNNNNNNNNNNNNNNNNNNNNNNNNNNNNNNNNNNNNNNNNNNNNCATGGGCTGAATAAACAAATTGATACtaacaaaaaaaactaattagCTCTCGTTTAACATAGGACGACCTTTACACCACAAAAGCACTCAGAAAAATCTGATCGAATTCTTCTATTGTCGATGCTATGTCTTCAAGCATCTTCACTGTTTACTGGCAGTGCTTTCACTATTGCTCTGGCCAGTCACAAAAATTTTGACGCTCTTGAACCCATTCCCTTCCCCCTCTGCCAAGAATGACTTTTAAAGCCCAAAAAATCGCTGTCATAGAAGAGGAAGAAGCCTATCTATCGCCGCTACTGGTTGGCTAACTCCAAACACAAACCGATTCTATAGAAGTATTCCAATCTCCATGAAGGCACCATAATTCTCAGATGACGATGCAGTCAAAGCACAAAATACAAGGCAgtccattatcttttatttcaaattattCTCAACGTGTACgtaataaaatgaaaaattaaaatacaattatatttaaacaattatttatattattttttattaatttattcaaaaaataattaaactttaaagctaattggtataaaatattacagatataaaactaagagaaattttTATTTGTATAAGAATGAGCCTAATAaataattattctaaaatttatttaaattttaatattatatacataatatatatttaatattatttttttaaaattctaatataTCTTTTTTTCTGAATTTAGTACATGGatttttaacttatttttcatgtattatttattttaattctaaagcCCAGTAAGTTTTGTTGTTGTACAGAGATGTTACTTTTAATATTTATACAATATTCTTTTTGTTGTGGACTTCAATCTGATATGGCCAATTTTTCTGGATATGAACCAAGGGTTGGTGTAACGCCCGTTTATGGCGCTGAGAGGTGTTTAACTAGTGTGTGACGGCGGTTAGCTAACGGAGGGAAATCGGACGGTCGATTTCATGCAGGGGGTGAGAGGCACaaatcggactgtccgatttGTGCGTGGCGAAGTTGCATGCATGCAAATCGGACCATACGATTTGTAGCATGCGTAGGATAGAGTAAGGTTAAAAGTATATTATGATGGCCATATTTTATTACAAACATCAGAAGGAGTGAAATTTGTGTGTGATAATCCGTTAGATATTATTATTCCATTCACACTGTCATTTGAAGAATTAAAAGGGGTCATTTGTGAGAGGATGGAGTCTCAAATATCTAGGAGAGTGTCGTGTATTCTGTACAGATATCCTATATCTGTCTTTGGTGGGTTCGTGCAATTTCAAACGAAATACGTGACCgacgaagcgagcatgcaagaaaTGTTTTCAGTGTATCTTGAAAGTCGGTCGCGAATGACGTTTATCGAACTGTATATCGAGTTCGAGCAATCTGCAGCGGACCgagatattgaattggaagattacaacagtgatagtgaagaagagttcgaaagTAACTACGAGGTCGTTGATCCCGGTGTAGACGAAGATCAAGCTGACGAGGCTATGGTGACAGATGTGGTGGATGTGGCAAATGCACTAGCAAATCAGCAGCCATTTGTGGAGCCGAGTTTCATGCGGTCGTTGGATTTGGAGGCCATTCATGCACCGGAGTTTCCTCAATATGTAAATGCAGGTGCGCCGTTAATTTAAATTAAGATTTGTGATAGTATGATTTGTGTGCCATTTGGGCCCGACTGGCCGGTTTGACCGGACCGGCTTGGTCGACCGAAATGACTGGTTTGACCGGACTGGTCATCTAGAATGGACCGGCCAGTCCGACCGGGCAGGGCATTAGGATGGGACTTGATGGTTCGACCGGACCGACCGGTTCAACTGACAGACCGGTTCGACCGGACCGGTTGGTTCGTCCGACAAACTGGTAATCCGAATCTTAGACCGGTCCAGTCTCATGGTGAGACCGCAGAAGGCAACGAAAATTGTTGAATTGTTAGTAAAAattttttactatgctttattttttaattacataagACCGGGTATATCAGTTAAACCAGTGatctgaccggttcgatcaccggttcggttttGAGAAGTACGGTTTCCATTGTTCTGTGCTTGTTAGTTTATTACATTATTGGTTCTGACAAGTCTAAAATTTGTGATGTTGTTGCCGCAGAGCTTCCCCTTATGCCGGATGGTGAATTTACTGTGGGAATGGAATTCAGTTCTAGGGAGGCAGTGATTAAGGCGATGAAAGATTATACAATTCGCAGAGGTGTAGATTATCGGGTGCATGAGTCAGAACCGACGATATTCTATGCTAAATGCACCCAGTATGGTGCAGGATGTGATTGGCTAATTAGGGTGAGCAAAATGTCCAGAAAGTTCTGTTGGGAGATAAGGAGGTACAATGGTAGTCACACCTATACTAGGGCCACCATTTCTCAAGATCATT is a genomic window of Arachis ipaensis cultivar K30076 chromosome B06, Araip1.1, whole genome shotgun sequence containing:
- the LOC107605137 gene encoding glucan endo-1,3-beta-glucosidase 5 translates to MGCGKLKRFLVMVLFIELLVCSVVSGIGVNWGTQATHPLPPSTVVKMLKDNGIQKVKLFDADSNILEALKKTQIQVMVGIPNDMLYTLANSVQAAEKWVSKNISAHISSGGVDIRYVAVGNEPFLSTYNGTFESTTLPALQNIQSALVKAGLGNRVKVTTPLNADVYQSSSDKPSDGDFRTDIHDLMIKIVSFLSQNNAPFTVNIYPFISLYADPNFPMDYAFFNGFSSAINDNGKIYDNVFDANHDTLVWALQKNGFGNLPIIVGEIGWPTDGDRNANLQYAQRFNQGFTSRYLGGKGTPMRPGPIDAYLFSLIDEDSKSIQPGNFERHWGLFYYDGKPKYQLSLGPTSPNGLVAASGVAYLPKKWCIMKPSANLNSDQVAPSVSYACQNADCTSLGYGTSCGNLDVQGNISYAFNSYFQVNDQMDSACKFPGLSVVTERDPSVGDCKFKIMIQTDSAVRIGSVRILLFVFLFLGIVL